The proteins below come from a single Chryseobacterium nepalense genomic window:
- a CDS encoding 3-oxoacyl-ACP synthase, whose amino-acid sequence MKKTDICTINNSKITFNNEVIFETQTENFSDFSKEAYKTLEVNYAKFHKMDNLSKLAFLASEIILKEGDHSRTALVFANRSSSLDTDFKYQESINSQENYFPSPAVFVYTLPNICVGEISIKHKMQTENAFFVLDEFDEQFLNNYSEQILQSGKADKVLCGWVELYHESYNAFVYLLTN is encoded by the coding sequence ATGAAGAAAACAGATATTTGCACCATAAATAATTCAAAAATTACTTTCAACAACGAGGTTATTTTTGAAACTCAAACTGAAAATTTCTCAGATTTTTCCAAAGAAGCCTATAAAACTTTAGAAGTCAATTATGCGAAATTTCATAAGATGGATAATCTGAGTAAACTCGCATTTCTTGCCTCTGAAATAATTCTAAAAGAGGGAGATCACAGCAGAACCGCATTGGTTTTTGCCAATAGATCTTCAAGCCTTGATACCGACTTTAAATATCAGGAAAGCATCAATTCTCAGGAAAATTATTTCCCGAGCCCCGCGGTTTTTGTATATACATTACCCAATATTTGCGTAGGAGAAATCAGCATTAAGCATAAAATGCAGACCGAAAATGCCTTTTTTGTACTGGATGAATTTGATGAGCAATTTTTAAATAATTACTCGGAACAGATTTTGCAGTCAGGAAAAGCCGACAAGGTATTGTGCGGTTGGGTAGAGTTATATCACGAAAGTTATAATGCTTTTGTATATTTGCTCACGAACTAA